The Pseudoalteromonas carrageenovora IAM 12662 DNA window CGCTTACTTGTGCTATTTGGATCTCATCAAGATCTGGCGCAATTTTTACAAGCATTGGCACTTGTTTATTGTGCTTTGCAATTAAATCAAGCTGCTCATTTTTTAAACTTTGCAATAAGTCATCCAGTGCTGCGCCGTATTGTAAGTCACGAAGTCCTGGTGTATTTGGTGATGAAATATTTACGGTAATATAAGAAGCATGTTCGAAAACCCTACGCATACAATGAATATAATCATCTTTACCTTGCTCATTAGGCGTATCTTTATTTTTACCAATATTAATGCCTAAAATGCCTGTATACTTAGCAGCTTTAACATTATTAACTAAATTATCCACGCCTTTATTATTAAAACCCATGCGGTTAATAATCGCATTTGACTGAGGAAGTCTAAATATACGTGGCTTATCGTTGCCAGCTTGTGGACGAGGTGTAACCGTACCCACTTCTACAAAGCCAAACCCCATTTGGCTAAAAGCATCAATACATTCAGCGTTTTTATCAAGGCCAGCTGCAAGTCCAACAGGGTTTTTAAACTCTAGTCCTAAAAAATTTACCGGTTTATCTGCAATACTTTGAGACCAAGCTGCATTAAGCGGTGTATTAGAAAAACGGCGAAGATTATTAAGTGCAAACTCATGCGCCCACTCCGCATCACGGGTAAACATAAAACGGCGAGCTAAATCATAAAACATCAACATAATCCTCTTTAAATTGCAGACAAAAAAATACCTCAGACAAGGCTGAGGTATTATATAGCAATTTTAAAAATTAACTGATTATTTACTAAATAAATAACCGTTAAAAATTAGATTATTTGCATGGAGTATCACAGTTATGGCTTAACAGCATCAATTCACGCAGTGCTACTGAGAACTTAGCAAAGTCATGGCTTTGCGATGTTTTAAACTCAGCAAGCATTTGCTTCCAGCGCTGAAGCAATAAATCTTGGCTGTCCATCCATTGATCAATTTGTTTATCAACATCGTTGTCATCGCCTTCAAAGCTATTAAGAACAACTTCTGACAATGTACGTTGCTGCCAATCAAGTTCTTCACGATATGAAGAACGAGCCAGAGCTTGCCAGTGATTAGCAACAGGCTGATGCGTTATTTGATCTAAGAACCAATGCAGGCCCATACGCGCACCTAGTTTAAAGTAGGTGTTTGATACCATAGAAATATTTTTACTTGAGCTATTAGCTATTTCTGCTAAATCCATTACAGAGAATAAACTAGATAAAGACACAATACGCTTAGCGATATCTTTAGGTACACCGCTTTGAACTAGCTTATCTGACTCAACAACTATACGTTCATTCTCTTTTTCGACCATGTAAGAATTTAAGTTTTCACTCAAGTCTTTAAATACTGGTGCAAAGTATTCGATTGATTGTTCAATAGTGAGTGCTTTATTACGATGACGTAAGAACCAACGTGTTGCGCGACGTACCGT harbors:
- the pyrD gene encoding quinone-dependent dihydroorotate dehydrogenase — protein: MFYDLARRFMFTRDAEWAHEFALNNLRRFSNTPLNAAWSQSIADKPVNFLGLEFKNPVGLAAGLDKNAECIDAFSQMGFGFVEVGTVTPRPQAGNDKPRIFRLPQSNAIINRMGFNNKGVDNLVNNVKAAKYTGILGINIGKNKDTPNEQGKDDYIHCMRRVFEHASYITVNISSPNTPGLRDLQYGAALDDLLQSLKNEQLDLIAKHNKQVPMLVKIAPDLDEIQIAQVSESLLSNKIDGVIATNTTLERSAVMGLQYADEAGGLSGLPVRERSTHVVSELKRLTKGNLPIIGVGGIDDAQSAKEKLNAGANLVQVYTGFIYKGPQLVKSIVNGL